A single window of Enterobacteriaceae bacterium ESL0689 DNA harbors:
- the murJ gene encoding murein biosynthesis integral membrane protein MurJ: MNLLKSLAAVSSMTMISRVLGFARDAIVARIFGAGMATDAFFVAFKLPNLLRRIFAEGAFSQAFVPILAEYKSKQGEEATRVFVAYVAGLLTLVLALVTLVGILAAPWIIMVTAPGFADNADKFTLTTQLLRITFPYILLISLASLAGAILNTWNRFSVPAFVPTLLNVSMISFALFAAPYFHPPVLALAWAVVAGGVLQLAYQLPYLKKTGMLVLPRINLKDAGAIRVVRQMGPAILGVSVSQISLIINTIFASFLVSGSVSWMYYADRLMEFPSGVLGVALGTILLPSLSKSFASGNHDQYCRLMDWGLRLCFLLALPSAVALGILAKPLIVVLFQYGKFNAFDAAMTQRALVAYAIGLMGLIVVKVLAPGFYSRQDIKTPVKIAIVTLIMTQVMNLIFIGPLKHAGLSLSIGLAACLNASLLYWQLRKQKIFTPQPGWLVFILRLLIAVAVMSSVLLGMMYLMPEWSQGAMPLRLLRLMVVVVAGIVAYFVTLLLLGFRLREFSRRIV; this comes from the coding sequence ATGAATTTATTAAAATCGCTGGCGGCAGTCAGTTCGATGACGATGATCTCCCGGGTTTTAGGATTTGCGCGTGACGCTATCGTGGCGCGCATTTTTGGTGCTGGCATGGCAACTGACGCCTTCTTTGTGGCCTTTAAATTGCCCAATTTATTACGGCGTATTTTTGCCGAAGGGGCGTTTTCTCAGGCTTTTGTGCCGATCCTGGCGGAATACAAAAGCAAACAGGGCGAAGAAGCCACACGGGTATTTGTGGCCTATGTTGCGGGTCTGTTAACACTGGTTCTGGCGCTGGTCACCCTGGTGGGGATACTGGCCGCGCCGTGGATTATCATGGTGACCGCGCCAGGGTTTGCTGATAACGCGGATAAATTTACCCTGACCACCCAATTATTACGCATTACCTTTCCTTATATTTTGCTGATCTCACTGGCATCGCTGGCCGGGGCGATCCTCAATACCTGGAATCGTTTTTCCGTCCCCGCCTTTGTACCCACGCTACTGAATGTCAGCATGATTAGCTTCGCGCTATTCGCTGCACCCTATTTTCATCCGCCAGTGCTGGCACTGGCATGGGCGGTGGTGGCTGGGGGGGTATTGCAACTGGCTTATCAACTGCCATATCTGAAAAAAACGGGGATGCTGGTTCTGCCACGTATCAACCTGAAAGATGCGGGAGCGATACGGGTCGTCAGGCAGATGGGGCCCGCCATCCTGGGGGTCTCTGTCAGTCAGATTTCTTTGATTATCAATACCATTTTTGCCTCATTTCTGGTCTCCGGTTCCGTCTCATGGATGTATTACGCCGATCGGCTGATGGAGTTTCCGTCAGGGGTTCTTGGGGTGGCTCTGGGCACTATTTTGTTGCCATCACTGTCGAAAAGTTTCGCCAGTGGTAACCACGATCAGTACTGTCGGTTAATGGACTGGGGACTACGCCTCTGTTTTCTGCTGGCGCTACCGAGCGCGGTGGCATTGGGTATTCTGGCAAAACCGCTGATTGTGGTGTTATTTCAGTACGGTAAATTCAATGCCTTTGATGCCGCGATGACCCAACGTGCGCTGGTCGCTTACGCCATCGGCCTGATGGGGTTGATTGTGGTAAAAGTATTGGCTCCTGGTTTCTATTCACGTCAGGACATCAAAACACCGGTGAAGATTGCGATCGTCACGCTGATAATGACCCAGGTGATGAATCTTATCTTTATTGGCCCATTGAAACATGCCGGTCTGTCACTCTCTATTGGTCTGGCGGCCTGCCTGAATGCCAGCTTATTGTACTGGCAGTTACGTAAGCAGAAGATCTTCACGCCACAGCCGGGCTGGTTAGTGTTCATCCTGCGCCTGCTGATAGCTGTCGCCGTGATGTCATCGGTACTGCTGGGGATGATGTATCTCATGCCTGAATGGTCACAGGGTGCCATGCCATTACGCCTGTTGCGGTTAATGGTTGTCGTGGTGGCGGGGATCGTGGCTTATTTCGTCACGTTGCTGCTGCTGGGATTCCGGCTGAGAGAGTTCTCTCGTCGCATCGTTTAA
- the rne gene encoding ribonuclease E — protein MKRMLINATQQEELRVALVDGQRLYDLDIESPGHEQKKANIYKGKITRIEPSLEAAFVDYGAERHGFLPLKEIAREYFPTSYHGHGRPNIKDVLREGQEVIVQIDKEERGNKGAALTTFISLAGSYLVLMPNNPRAGGISRRIEGDDRIELKKALASLDLPEGMGLIVRTAGVGKSAEALQWDLSFRLRHWEAIQKAAENRPAPFLIHQESNVIVRAFRDYLRQDIGEILIDNPRILELARQHISALGRPDFNSKIKLYTGEIPLFSHYQIESQIESAFQREVRLPSGGSIVIDSTEALTAIDINSARSTRGGDIEETALNTNLEAADEIARQLRLRDLGGLIVIDFIDMTPVRHQRAVENQLREAVRQDRARIQISHISRFGLLEMSRQRLSPSLGESSHHVCPRCSGTGHVRDNESLSLSILRLIEEEALKENSQEIHAIVPVPIASYLLNEKRAAVSAIESRQGDVRVIIVPSNEMETPHYSVLRVRKGEATPTLSYLLPKLHEEMTLSADEEPAERKRQEQPALSAFAMSDAPTVTEQKALSTVATAPESSDTPAGSSGLFTRFFGTLKNIFSAGETSAQPAAGQSEAPKAEEKQEQRKSRNNNRRERNVRRDNRAESGENRETREDNRRNRREKQPQNAELRGSRSATPDETEKNRNREDQSARRERQRRRHDDKRQAQQEPQTSSGEELNTLAEERTVVMPRRQRRQLSQKVRLNADTVVTEAVLPTHQETAVVALPVVADPHTKIEAEKAAPAVDNGNNRNSNYNDARESNGMPRRSRRSPRHLRVSGQRRRRYRDERCLPQSPMPLTVACASPEMASGKVWVHYPVVQSQEAVAVAEVDQPTTAVAAAESIANSPVAPVVADSGAVREATRSLSTQAEPEITSAAAKETVTVAIPSAAETPVTTQCHVSASVTRAPAPDYLPEVVPVSDWVRPPFVFNGKGAAGAHSASHHAAADATRPQPVEAS, from the coding sequence ATGAAAAGAATGTTAATTAACGCAACTCAGCAAGAGGAGTTGCGTGTTGCTCTTGTCGATGGGCAACGGCTGTACGACCTGGATATCGAAAGCCCAGGACATGAACAGAAAAAAGCGAATATCTACAAAGGCAAAATTACCCGCATTGAGCCCAGTCTTGAAGCCGCGTTTGTTGACTATGGCGCTGAACGTCATGGTTTTCTCCCCCTGAAAGAAATTGCCCGCGAATACTTTCCCACCAGCTATCACGGACACGGTCGGCCAAATATCAAGGATGTTCTGCGTGAAGGCCAGGAAGTTATTGTACAAATTGATAAAGAAGAGCGTGGCAACAAAGGGGCCGCGCTCACCACGTTCATCAGCCTGGCGGGAAGCTATCTGGTACTGATGCCCAATAATCCGCGTGCCGGGGGCATTTCCCGGCGCATCGAGGGCGATGATCGTATCGAACTGAAGAAAGCCTTAGCCAGTCTGGATTTACCGGAAGGTATGGGGCTTATCGTGCGTACTGCCGGGGTCGGAAAATCGGCTGAGGCATTACAGTGGGATTTGAGCTTCCGCCTGAGACACTGGGAGGCGATACAGAAAGCCGCCGAAAATCGTCCCGCACCTTTTCTGATCCATCAGGAAAGTAACGTGATTGTTCGTGCTTTCCGTGATTATCTGCGCCAGGACATTGGTGAAATTCTCATCGATAATCCCCGGATACTGGAGCTGGCTCGCCAGCATATCTCAGCGCTGGGGCGACCTGATTTTAATAGTAAAATCAAGCTGTATACCGGTGAGATCCCGCTCTTTAGCCACTATCAGATCGAGTCACAAATCGAGTCTGCTTTTCAGCGTGAGGTGCGCTTGCCTTCCGGTGGCTCCATCGTTATCGACAGCACCGAAGCATTAACCGCGATTGATATCAACTCGGCGCGTTCTACGCGCGGTGGCGATATTGAAGAAACCGCGCTTAACACCAATCTGGAAGCGGCCGATGAAATCGCCCGTCAGTTACGTCTGCGCGACCTCGGCGGTCTTATCGTAATCGATTTTATCGATATGACCCCGGTTCGTCATCAGCGTGCGGTTGAAAACCAGCTGCGTGAAGCGGTTCGTCAGGATCGGGCACGTATTCAGATTAGCCATATCTCTCGTTTTGGGCTGCTGGAGATGTCACGTCAGCGACTGAGTCCGTCGCTGGGCGAATCGAGCCATCACGTCTGCCCACGCTGTAGCGGGACAGGTCATGTGCGTGATAACGAATCCCTGTCACTCTCCATCCTGCGGCTCATCGAAGAAGAAGCGCTGAAAGAAAACAGCCAGGAAATTCACGCGATTGTACCTGTGCCTATCGCCTCTTATCTGCTGAACGAAAAACGTGCCGCAGTCAGCGCGATTGAAAGTCGTCAGGGGGATGTCCGGGTTATCATCGTGCCAAGCAATGAGATGGAAACCCCACACTACTCGGTGCTGCGGGTACGTAAAGGGGAAGCGACGCCAACCCTGAGCTATCTGTTGCCGAAACTGCATGAGGAGATGACATTATCAGCCGATGAAGAGCCAGCAGAGCGGAAACGTCAGGAACAACCCGCGCTCTCTGCCTTTGCCATGTCAGACGCGCCGACAGTCACAGAGCAGAAAGCGCTTTCGACAGTGGCAACCGCACCAGAAAGCAGCGATACCCCGGCGGGATCATCAGGGTTATTCACCCGCTTCTTTGGCACGCTGAAAAATATCTTCTCTGCTGGCGAAACGAGTGCTCAACCGGCTGCTGGACAGAGCGAAGCGCCAAAAGCTGAAGAGAAACAGGAACAGCGTAAATCGCGTAATAACAATCGTCGGGAACGCAATGTGCGCCGCGATAACCGTGCGGAGAGTGGCGAAAATCGGGAGACACGCGAAGACAATCGCCGTAACCGTCGCGAAAAACAGCCACAAAATGCGGAACTGCGTGGTTCCCGTAGCGCCACCCCTGATGAGACAGAGAAAAACAGAAACCGTGAGGATCAGTCAGCGCGTCGTGAGCGTCAACGTCGCCGCCATGATGATAAACGTCAGGCACAACAAGAGCCACAGACGTCATCCGGCGAAGAACTGAATACGCTAGCGGAAGAGCGCACGGTGGTGATGCCGCGTCGTCAGCGACGGCAGTTAAGCCAAAAAGTGCGCCTCAATGCCGACACGGTAGTCACTGAAGCCGTACTCCCAACCCACCAGGAGACCGCGGTGGTGGCTCTGCCAGTGGTTGCCGATCCACATACTAAGATTGAGGCAGAGAAAGCAGCGCCAGCGGTTGATAATGGCAATAACCGCAATAGCAATTATAACGATGCCCGGGAATCTAATGGCATGCCACGTCGCTCCCGCCGTTCACCGCGTCATCTGCGGGTGAGTGGCCAGCGTCGTCGTCGTTATCGTGATGAACGCTGTTTGCCACAATCACCGATGCCACTGACTGTCGCTTGCGCCTCACCGGAAATGGCATCCGGTAAAGTCTGGGTCCATTATCCTGTTGTGCAGTCACAGGAAGCTGTCGCGGTCGCTGAAGTTGACCAGCCCACTACGGCCGTTGCTGCGGCTGAATCGATCGCTAATAGCCCGGTTGCGCCGGTGGTGGCCGACAGTGGAGCCGTCCGCGAAGCGACGCGATCACTGAGCACACAAGCTGAACCGGAAATAACATCTGCCGCTGCGAAGGAAACAGTGACGGTAGCGATACCTTCTGCTGCCGAAACCCCTGTCACGACGCAATGCCATGTCAGCGCGTCGGTCACTCGCGCCCCCGCGCCAGACTATCTGCCTGAAGTCGTGCCGGTGAGTGACTGGGTTCGTCCACCTTTCGTGTTTAACGGTAAAGGGGCAGCCGGTGCTCATAGCGCCAGCCACCATGCCGCAGCCGATGCCACTCGCCCACAGCCAGTGGAAGCGTCGTAA
- the rimJ gene encoding ribosomal protein S5-alanine N-acetyltransferase, with protein sequence MFSYRHNLPQVRLTTDRLLVRLVCERDAWQLADYYTENRAFLKPWEPVRDESHYDFAGWQARLSMISGYHQQGSAFYFALFDQQEHELLGVANFSSIMRGAFYSCYLGYSLAQKWQGQGLMFEALTSAIRYMQRTQHIHRIMANYMPHNQRSGDLLARLGFEKEGYAKNYLMIDGQWRDHILMALTTRNWRAGR encoded by the coding sequence ATATTTAGCTATCGTCATAACTTACCACAGGTACGACTGACAACCGATCGCTTGCTGGTGCGACTGGTCTGTGAGCGTGACGCCTGGCAACTGGCAGATTATTACACTGAAAACAGAGCGTTCTTAAAGCCCTGGGAGCCGGTGCGTGATGAAAGCCACTATGACTTCGCTGGCTGGCAGGCACGTTTATCGATGATTAGCGGATATCATCAGCAGGGTTCAGCATTTTATTTTGCTTTGTTTGATCAACAGGAACACGAGCTGCTTGGTGTGGCCAATTTTTCCAGCATCATGCGCGGGGCGTTTTACTCCTGCTACCTTGGCTATTCTCTCGCTCAGAAATGGCAGGGCCAGGGACTGATGTTTGAAGCGCTGACATCGGCGATCCGCTATATGCAACGCACACAGCATATCCATCGAATTATGGCCAATTATATGCCGCACAATCAGCGCAGTGGTGATTTACTGGCACGTCTTGGTTTTGAAAAAGAAGGGTATGCGAAAAACTATCTGATGATCGATGGGCAGTGGCGTGATCATATTCTGATGGCATTAACCACGCGCAACTGGCGTGCGGGGCGCTAA
- the solA gene encoding N-methyl-L-tryptophan oxidase — MHYDLIIIGSGSIGAATGYYARQAGLNVLMTDAHQPPHQQGSHHGTTRLMRHAYGEGAKYVPLALRAQALWDQLTAASGEALFERTGVINLGPADSAFLANATRSARQFELTVEELSASAIMTRWPQIQLPDDYRGLFEPDAGVLYSEKAIASWIRLAREAGCAQLFNCPVTAIHHHPNGVTIDTADGSFEGKKLVISAGTWITRLLPWLPVQPVRKIFAWFQADGRYSSKNHFPAFTGELPDGDQFYGFPAQDNELKIGKHNGGQPISTPEERTAFGTVATDGSESFRFLRNVLPGIGGCLHGSSCTYDNTADGDFIIDTLPEFPQTLLISGLSGHGFKFAPVLGEIATQFALGEQPAFDLTPFSLTRFQQ, encoded by the coding sequence ATGCACTACGATCTCATCATCATTGGCAGTGGCTCCATCGGTGCCGCTACGGGTTATTACGCACGCCAGGCCGGACTTAATGTGCTGATGACTGACGCTCATCAGCCACCCCATCAACAGGGCAGCCATCATGGCACTACTCGCCTGATGCGCCATGCTTATGGTGAGGGGGCAAAATATGTCCCGTTGGCCCTGCGTGCACAGGCATTGTGGGATCAACTCACCGCCGCCAGCGGAGAAGCGCTCTTTGAGCGTACCGGGGTGATTAACCTCGGGCCAGCAGACTCCGCCTTTCTGGCTAATGCCACGCGCAGTGCCCGTCAGTTTGAGCTTACTGTTGAAGAACTGAGCGCTTCAGCGATAATGACTCGCTGGCCACAAATTCAGCTGCCCGATGATTACCGTGGCTTATTCGAACCTGACGCCGGGGTATTGTATAGCGAAAAGGCAATCGCCAGCTGGATACGTCTCGCCCGTGAGGCAGGCTGCGCTCAGCTGTTTAACTGCCCGGTGACCGCCATTCATCACCACCCAAATGGGGTGACGATTGACACCGCAGATGGCAGCTTTGAGGGTAAAAAACTAGTGATCAGTGCCGGAACCTGGATTACCCGCTTACTTCCGTGGCTGCCGGTTCAGCCGGTGCGGAAAATCTTTGCCTGGTTCCAGGCGGATGGTCGTTATAGCAGTAAAAATCACTTTCCCGCCTTTACCGGAGAGCTGCCCGATGGTGATCAATTCTACGGTTTCCCGGCGCAGGACAATGAGCTGAAAATTGGCAAACATAACGGCGGTCAGCCGATCTCAACCCCCGAAGAGCGTACCGCTTTCGGCACGGTAGCCACAGACGGTTCCGAATCCTTCCGTTTTCTGCGCAATGTATTACCCGGCATTGGTGGCTGTCTGCACGGCTCATCCTGTACCTACGATAATACGGCCGATGGGGACTTTATTATTGATACGCTTCCCGAATTTCCGCAGACATTGTTAATCAGTGGATTAAGCGGTCATGGGTTTAAATTTGCGCCCGTACTCGGTGAAATCGCCACGCAATTTGCTCTCGGAGAGCAGCCCGCATTCGATCTGACCCCGTTCTCGCTAACACGGTTTCAGCAATAG
- a CDS encoding LpxL/LpxP family Kdo(2)-lipid IV(A) lauroyl/palmitoleoyl acyltransferasee, whose amino-acid sequence MSQLPKFSAALLHPRYWPLWSGIGLLWLVVQLPYPLIYRLGKTLGRLAMYFMKRRAQIAYRNLALCFPDKSAQQRHQLVVDNFESVGMGLMETGMAWFWSDRRIMRWSETIGIEHVKAIQAQQRGIVVIGIHFLTLELGARIFGVSTPGIGVYRPNDNPLIDWLQTWGRLRSNKDMLDRKDLKGMVRALKKGELLWYAPDHDYGPTSSVFVPFFAVDQAATTSGSWMLARMSNACFVPFVPRRKPDGKGYELIILPAECQPPLEDAETTAAWMNKIVEQCILMAPEQYMWLHRRFKTRPAGVPSRY is encoded by the coding sequence ATGAGCCAGCTACCGAAATTTTCTGCCGCTTTATTACACCCGCGTTACTGGCCACTCTGGTCAGGTATTGGTCTGCTGTGGCTGGTTGTACAGCTTCCCTATCCCTTGATATACCGCCTTGGCAAAACCCTTGGCCGTCTGGCGATGTATTTTATGAAACGACGGGCGCAAATTGCTTACCGCAATCTGGCACTCTGTTTCCCTGATAAAAGTGCGCAACAGCGCCACCAGCTGGTTGTCGACAACTTTGAGTCGGTCGGTATGGGATTAATGGAAACCGGGATGGCCTGGTTCTGGTCAGACCGGCGTATTATGCGCTGGTCGGAAACGATCGGTATTGAGCATGTCAAAGCGATACAGGCGCAGCAGCGTGGCATCGTCGTTATCGGTATTCACTTCCTGACACTGGAGCTGGGCGCGCGCATATTTGGCGTCAGCACACCGGGTATTGGTGTCTACCGGCCAAACGATAACCCGCTGATTGACTGGCTACAGACCTGGGGGCGTCTGCGTTCCAATAAAGATATGCTGGATCGTAAGGATCTGAAGGGCATGGTGCGAGCGCTGAAAAAAGGAGAACTGCTGTGGTATGCCCCGGATCATGACTATGGCCCCACCTCCAGTGTATTTGTGCCCTTTTTCGCTGTCGATCAGGCCGCAACCACTTCAGGTAGCTGGATGCTGGCCAGAATGTCGAACGCCTGCTTTGTGCCTTTCGTACCACGCAGAAAGCCCGATGGCAAAGGGTATGAACTCATCATTCTGCCCGCGGAGTGTCAGCCACCGCTGGAGGATGCCGAAACCACCGCGGCCTGGATGAACAAAATCGTCGAGCAATGTATTCTGATGGCACCAGAACAATATATGTGGCTCCACCGCCGTTTTAAAACACGCCCTGCGGGTGTACCTTCCCGTTATTAA
- a CDS encoding lipoprotein, protein MKKILIAVILIINTLLIGCDTAIHYAVSEQAINDALQKRHHFTKDIQLPGLADAHFELHDLTSAIGREAPDKIILNGTASLDLKSLLGRQSTTLNLKLQALPVFDKTRGAIFLRDMELIDMTLSSRKLHSVGQTLLPYLNQSLRSYFNQHPAYVLREDASTGEALAKKLVKNIEVKPGEIIISLLNE, encoded by the coding sequence ATGAAAAAGATCCTTATCGCAGTCATACTGATTATCAATACGCTGTTAATCGGTTGTGATACTGCCATCCACTATGCTGTCAGTGAGCAGGCGATTAACGATGCGTTGCAAAAACGTCATCATTTCACAAAAGATATTCAGTTGCCCGGTCTCGCTGACGCCCATTTTGAACTCCATGATCTGACCAGTGCCATTGGCCGGGAAGCACCGGATAAAATCATTCTCAACGGTACCGCCAGCCTTGATCTGAAATCATTACTCGGGCGTCAGAGCACCACCCTCAACCTGAAGCTTCAGGCATTACCGGTTTTTGATAAAACCCGCGGTGCTATCTTTCTGCGGGATATGGAACTGATCGATATGACCCTTTCTTCGCGCAAACTGCATTCGGTGGGGCAAACACTGCTTCCCTATCTGAATCAATCGCTACGGAGCTATTTTAATCAGCATCCCGCCTATGTGTTGCGCGAAGATGCCAGTACCGGTGAAGCGCTGGCGAAAAAACTGGTCAAAAATATCGAAGTTAAACCTGGCGAGATTATTATTTCACTTCTTAATGAATAG
- the pyrC gene encoding dihydroorotase encodes MTPSPGLLTLRRPDDWHVHLRDDEILKAVVPCTSECYGRAMVMPNLLSPITTIDAAIRYRQRIVDAVPAGHDFTPLMTCYLTDTLDADELKRGFLAGVFTAAKLYPANATTHSRHGVTSIDTIMPLLSGMEQWGMPLLIHGEVTDADVDIFDREARFIDTVLDPLRQRLPGLKIVLEHITTREAAEYVRASNELLAATITPQHLMFNRNHLLAGGVRPHFYCLPILKRHAHQRALRELVASGFTRVFSGTDSAPHLRHHKESACGCAGCFNAPSALGCYATVFEQMNALQHLEAFCSCNGPRFYGLPLNESYIELVRETYRVPDCIVLADDTLIPFLAGETLPWTVKKRVS; translated from the coding sequence ATGACCCCCTCCCCCGGCCTATTAACTCTCCGTCGCCCTGATGACTGGCATGTTCACCTGCGCGATGACGAAATCCTGAAAGCCGTCGTCCCCTGTACCAGTGAATGCTATGGCCGGGCGATGGTGATGCCAAATCTGCTGTCACCGATTACCACCATTGATGCAGCCATTCGCTATCGCCAGCGTATTGTTGACGCGGTGCCTGCCGGGCATGATTTTACCCCGCTGATGACCTGCTATCTGACCGATACCCTTGATGCTGACGAACTGAAACGTGGCTTTCTTGCGGGCGTTTTTACCGCCGCAAAACTCTATCCGGCTAACGCAACAACCCACTCCCGCCACGGGGTGACAAGTATTGATACCATTATGCCCCTGCTGTCCGGCATGGAACAATGGGGAATGCCACTGCTGATCCACGGCGAAGTGACCGATGCCGACGTGGATATTTTCGATCGTGAAGCGCGTTTTATTGACACCGTCCTTGACCCATTGCGCCAGCGTTTACCCGGTCTGAAAATTGTGCTGGAGCACATTACCACGCGGGAAGCCGCCGAATATGTTCGCGCCAGTAATGAATTGCTGGCAGCCACCATCACCCCTCAGCATTTGATGTTTAACCGTAACCATCTGCTGGCCGGGGGAGTTCGGCCACATTTTTACTGTCTGCCGATCCTGAAACGTCATGCTCATCAGCGTGCACTGCGTGAACTGGTGGCCAGTGGTTTTACTCGCGTCTTCTCCGGAACAGATTCCGCCCCCCATCTCCGCCATCATAAAGAGAGCGCTTGTGGATGTGCCGGGTGTTTTAACGCCCCCAGCGCACTGGGATGTTATGCCACGGTATTTGAACAGATGAATGCCCTGCAACACCTTGAAGCGTTCTGTTCCTGTAATGGGCCACGTTTCTATGGATTACCGCTAAATGAGAGCTATATCGAACTGGTACGCGAAACGTATCGCGTACCAGACTGCATCGTCCTGGCGGACGATACGCTGATCCCTTTTCTTGCTGGTGAAACCCTTCCCTGGACGGTAAAAAAACGGGTCTCCTGA
- the mdtH gene encoding multidrug efflux MFS transporter MdtH produces the protein MSHVAQARNLGKYFLLVDNMLVVLGFFVVFPLISIRFVDQLGWAALLVGLALGLRQLVQQGLGIFGGAIADRLGAKPMIVIGMLMRAGGFGLMAVAHEPWILWLSCILSGLGGTLFDPPRGALVVKLVRPHLRGRFFSLLMMQDSAGAVIGALLGSWLLQYDFRFVCIAGAVLFLICAAFNARYLPAWKLSTVKTPVREGLGRVMRDKRFVIYVLSLTGYYMLGVQVMLMLPIMVNDIAGSVTAVKWMYAIEAVLSLTLLYPIALWSERHFSLESRLITGLLIMTSAMFPIGLTHHLPPLFALICLFYFGSIIAEPARETLGASLADPQARGSYIGFSRLGLAFGGAIGYTGGGWILDAGKALNQPELPWLILGTIGLMTAAALWWQFHQRSFPSGIIKPHS, from the coding sequence ATGTCTCACGTTGCACAAGCAAGGAACCTCGGTAAGTATTTTCTGTTAGTCGATAATATGCTGGTTGTTCTCGGTTTCTTTGTCGTTTTTCCACTTATTTCTATTCGTTTTGTCGATCAACTGGGCTGGGCGGCTCTGCTGGTGGGACTCGCCCTCGGCTTGCGTCAACTGGTGCAACAGGGATTAGGTATTTTTGGCGGTGCTATCGCCGATCGTCTGGGAGCTAAACCGATGATTGTCATCGGAATGCTGATGCGTGCAGGCGGATTTGGGTTGATGGCTGTCGCCCATGAACCCTGGATATTGTGGCTCTCCTGCATTTTATCCGGGCTTGGCGGCACGCTGTTCGATCCACCACGTGGCGCCCTGGTTGTCAAACTGGTGCGCCCGCATTTGCGTGGCCGTTTTTTTTCTCTGCTGATGATGCAGGACAGCGCTGGCGCGGTCATTGGCGCATTACTGGGGAGCTGGCTGCTGCAATATGACTTCCGCTTTGTTTGTATCGCCGGTGCGGTTCTGTTCCTCATTTGTGCGGCATTTAATGCCCGCTATCTGCCCGCGTGGAAACTGTCAACGGTGAAAACACCTGTCCGTGAAGGCCTGGGACGGGTGATGCGTGATAAACGCTTTGTTATCTATGTACTGAGCCTGACCGGCTATTATATGCTGGGTGTTCAGGTGATGCTGATGCTGCCGATTATGGTCAATGACATCGCAGGCTCGGTCACGGCAGTCAAATGGATGTATGCCATTGAGGCCGTTCTCTCACTCACGCTGCTGTATCCTATCGCCCTCTGGAGCGAACGACATTTTAGCCTCGAATCGCGCCTGATAACCGGGCTGTTAATCATGACATCCGCCATGTTTCCGATCGGGTTAACCCATCATTTACCTCCGTTATTCGCGCTCATCTGTCTCTTTTATTTTGGTTCGATCATCGCGGAACCCGCGAGGGAAACACTGGGGGCTTCACTGGCTGATCCACAGGCGCGTGGCAGTTATATCGGATTTAGCCGTCTGGGGCTGGCCTTTGGTGGCGCGATTGGCTATACCGGTGGTGGCTGGATCCTCGATGCGGGGAAAGCGCTCAACCAGCCCGAGTTACCGTGGTTGATCTTAGGAACTATCGGCCTGATGACGGCAGCCGCTTTATGGTGGCAATTTCACCAGCGCTCATTTCCTTCAGGCATTATAAAACCACATAGCTGA